Proteins co-encoded in one Opitutales bacterium genomic window:
- the rpiB gene encoding ribose 5-phosphate isomerase B, with product MSTAKKIALGTDHAGFELKEAVKAWLTEQDYAVEDFGTHSPESTDYPLFVRPAAEAVAAGKCDAGIVFGGSGNGEAIQANKVAGIRCGLCWDIWSAEMTAAHNKANVIALGGRVVDDTLAVQIVEKWLNTPFEGGRHERRIAMLEK from the coding sequence ATGAGCACCGCTAAAAAAATTGCATTGGGAACCGATCACGCGGGTTTCGAGCTAAAGGAAGCCGTGAAAGCTTGGCTGACTGAACAGGATTACGCAGTCGAAGACTTCGGCACACACTCTCCGGAATCCACCGATTACCCACTCTTCGTTCGTCCCGCTGCTGAAGCAGTCGCCGCTGGAAAGTGTGATGCAGGTATTGTGTTCGGCGGCAGTGGAAACGGTGAAGCGATCCAGGCCAACAAAGTGGCGGGAATTCGCTGCGGGCTCTGCTGGGATATCTGGTCTGCCGAAATGACGGCCGCGCATAATAAGGCCAACGTCATTGCCCTAGGAGGCCGTGTGGTGGATGACACCCTAGCGGTTCAAATAGTCGAAAAATGGCTCAATACTCCCTTTGAAGGCGGTCGGCACGAACGGCGCATTGCTATGCTTGAAAAGTAG
- the rfbB gene encoding dTDP-glucose 4,6-dehydratase: protein MNLLVTGGCGFIGSNFVRWILNNEPSVSIVNLDALTYAGNSESLADFIDEPRYKEVHGDIGDLELVSQLLGENKIDAVVNFAAESHVDRSIDSPRPFFETNVLGTLNLLDASRRYWLELAEADQKAFRFLHVSTDEVFGSLGPEDPAFCETTPYAPNSPYSASKASSDHIVRSYFHTYNFPVVTTNCSNNYGPFQFPEKLIPLMILNAIDEKQLPVYGDGQNVRDWLYVTDHVTAIWAALTKGQLGEVYTIGGRAEMKNLEVVQTICGILDELKPRTNGSAYADLITFVTDRPGHDRRYAVNSSRIENELGWSQAETFKSGIRNTVSWYLENSVWCEQITSGNYQRQRLGTSA from the coding sequence CGTCCGATGGATCCTCAACAACGAACCTAGTGTAAGCATCGTCAATCTTGATGCTCTGACCTATGCGGGGAATTCAGAAAGCCTTGCAGATTTCATCGATGAGCCACGCTACAAGGAGGTCCATGGAGATATCGGTGATCTGGAATTGGTCTCTCAACTCCTCGGTGAAAATAAGATTGATGCCGTCGTAAATTTCGCCGCCGAATCCCATGTTGACCGATCCATCGATTCACCGCGTCCGTTCTTCGAGACCAATGTCCTCGGCACACTCAATCTCTTGGATGCGTCGCGCCGCTACTGGCTCGAATTAGCGGAAGCAGACCAAAAGGCTTTCCGCTTCCTACACGTCTCAACCGATGAGGTTTTCGGCAGTTTGGGACCAGAAGATCCAGCATTTTGCGAGACGACGCCCTACGCCCCCAATAGTCCCTACTCTGCATCGAAAGCATCCAGCGACCATATCGTCCGCTCGTATTTCCACACCTATAATTTCCCAGTCGTTACTACCAACTGTTCTAATAACTACGGCCCCTTCCAATTCCCGGAAAAGCTCATCCCGTTGATGATCCTCAATGCGATCGATGAAAAGCAACTGCCAGTTTACGGCGATGGGCAAAACGTACGTGATTGGCTCTATGTGACCGACCACGTCACCGCCATCTGGGCAGCGCTAACCAAGGGTCAACTCGGCGAAGTCTATACCATCGGTGGACGCGCAGAGATGAAAAACCTAGAAGTCGTGCAGACTATTTGTGGCATCCTTGACGAGTTGAAACCCCGGACAAATGGCTCGGCATATGCCGACCTCATCACTTTCGTTACCGATCGCCCCGGTCACGACCGTCGCTATGCTGTAAACTCCAGCCGAATCGAAAATGAACTGGGCTGGAGCCAAGCAGAGACGTTTAAATCGGGCATTCGCAACACAGTGTCGTGGTATCTCGAAAACAGCGTGTGGTGCGAACAGATTACCTCAGGAAACTATCAGCGGCAACGCCTCGGCACCTCTGCCTAA